The Sulfurimonas sp. HSL-1716 sequence AGGTATTATTGCCCGTATTGAGATCGGGGAAGATAAAGATGTTCGCTTGTCCTGCTACTTTTGAATCAGGAAGTTTTCTTTTGGCAACCTCTTTATCGATAGCTGCATCATATTGTATGGGACCCTCTACCAGCAAAGAGGGTTCTCTTTCTTTTACGAGTTTTGTAGCGAGCTTTACTTTGTCCACGTCTTCTCCGCTTCCCGAGCTTCCAGTCGAGTAGGAAAGCATCGCTATTTTTGGTTCTATGCCGAATTTTATCGCGCTTTTTGCCGTTGATACGGCGATTTGAGCAAGTTCTTCGGCTGTCGGGTTCTCGTTTATGGCACAGTCGGCGTATATCAGGACCTCTGTTTCCAGGCAGATGAAAAACAGGCTTGAGACTATCGAGATGCCGGGCTGTGTCTTTATGATCTGCAATGCTGGGCGTATGGTATCTGCAGTCGTATGGGCGGCTCCGCTGACCATAGCATCGGCATCGCCTAAGTGTACCATCATCGTAGCAAAATAGGTTTTGTCATGCATCGTATCAAACGCTCTGTCGATAGATATGCCTTTGGCTTTTCTCAGCTGATAAAAACTTTCTGCGTAACTTTGTAGTTTTCCGCTCATCTTCGGATCTATAATTTTTGCTTTGGATATGTCGATTCCAAGCTGCATAGAGCGCTGGTGTATCGTCTGCTCTTCGCCCAAGAGTATGATCTCTGCCAGATTAGAACGCAGGATTATTTCCGTCGCTCTTAATATCCTGTCGTCTTCGCTCTCAGGCAGAACTATACTTCTTTTATGGTTTTTTGCTATGAACGAGATCTTATATTCAAACATCATCGGGGTCATGATCTCAGAAGTCTTAAGCGCTATTCTTGATTCTATCGTCTTTGTATCTACATTGGCATTAAAGAGTCCAAGAGATAGGGCTATTTTTCTTTCATCACCTGCTTTTAGCTTCGCTTTTGTTGCGGTAATGTTTTGAACCGTAGTATATGTGTCCGTCTTTACGCTGAATATAGGGACGTTAAATCCGCCTATGCCCTTTATGAGCTTTAAGATGTTGGGATGTATCTGCATATCAAAAGGGATGATAACGCCTGCGATGTTGGCAAAACTTTTTGACTGCAATGCACAAAAGACTCCCACTATTATTTCCGATCTGTCGGCGGGAACGACGATGAGGTCGCCGTCTTGTATATGGTCTAAAAAGTTGTTCAGAGTAAGAGCCGCGACCTTTATCTGTCTTATCAATTTCGATCTGTCATGAAAATCCAGCATTATTGGTTTTGCCTGCAGATCGTCTATGATATCCCCCACGGTAGGCGTATCAAGCTCCTGTAATTCGGGAAGCAAAAAGATATTCTCTTTTGGGAGCTCTTTTACAAGCTGAGCGTAGACGGAACCCTCGATGCGGTTAATGAAGGTCGCAAAATGAAAACATTTTTGCGCCGCGATGTTTTTGGCGTTTATCTCTACGGATTCGATGATATCCGTTACTTCCATATCTTTGGCATTTATCACGTCTATGAACGAAGCTCCGAAATTTTGCGCAATCTTTATATTTATGTCAAAATCGAACGATTGTTTTAAAAAAGGTTTTTGTATGCCCTGACAGATGATGAGATCATACTTTTGCTCCAATTCTTTATATTTTTCGATAAGATTCTCAAGAAGCAGATCCGTTTTGTCTTTGGCTATCATCATCTCGATATGAGGAATGTCAAAACCGAAGCACTCTTCATAT is a genomic window containing:
- the pta gene encoding phosphate acetyltransferase; translation: MKSIYIASNSKNAGSLLVTMGMMDIISRKVQKIGFFKPIISNANEPDADIEFIRSRYNLDAAYEECFGFDIPHIEMMIAKDKTDLLLENLIEKYKELEQKYDLIICQGIQKPFLKQSFDFDINIKIAQNFGASFIDVINAKDMEVTDIIESVEINAKNIAAQKCFHFATFINRIEGSVYAQLVKELPKENIFLLPELQELDTPTVGDIIDDLQAKPIMLDFHDRSKLIRQIKVAALTLNNFLDHIQDGDLIVVPADRSEIIVGVFCALQSKSFANIAGVIIPFDMQIHPNILKLIKGIGGFNVPIFSVKTDTYTTVQNITATKAKLKAGDERKIALSLGLFNANVDTKTIESRIALKTSEIMTPMMFEYKISFIAKNHKRSIVLPESEDDRILRATEIILRSNLAEIILLGEEQTIHQRSMQLGIDISKAKIIDPKMSGKLQSYAESFYQLRKAKGISIDRAFDTMHDKTYFATMMVHLGDADAMVSGAAHTTADTIRPALQIIKTQPGISIVSSLFFICLETEVLIYADCAINENPTAEELAQIAVSTAKSAIKFGIEPKIAMLSYSTGSSGSGEDVDKVKLATKLVKEREPSLLVEGPIQYDAAIDKEVAKRKLPDSKVAGQANIFIFPDLNTGNNTYKAVQRSTGAIAIGPVLQGLNKPVNDLSRGCSVVDIVNTVAITAIQAGQNS